Proteins from one Streptomyces sp. NBC_00390 genomic window:
- a CDS encoding type II toxin-antitoxin system RelE family toxin, whose product MRFTIVWEPAAADGLRRLKARDGDAVKPLVQAVNALARDPEPPSSSKLGGTGLRRLRVGPYRVTYELDGPRVSIKVLMVGSTRA is encoded by the coding sequence ATGAGGTTCACCATCGTCTGGGAGCCGGCGGCAGCCGACGGCCTCAGGCGGTTGAAGGCCCGTGACGGGGATGCGGTGAAGCCTCTGGTGCAGGCGGTCAACGCGCTCGCCCGTGATCCCGAGCCGCCCTCGAGCAGCAAGCTGGGCGGAACCGGCCTGCGGCGGTTACGGGTGGGCCCGTACCGCGTCACCTATGAGCTCGACGGTCCACGCGTGTCGATCAAGGTGCTGATGGTGGGCAGCACCCGG
- the thpR gene encoding RNA 2',3'-cyclic phosphodiesterase — protein MRLFAAVVPPAREADELGRAVDRLKSLPGADDLRWTGRPGWHYTLAFMGEVDDSLLPELHERLRRAAHRTAPFQLRMHQGGHFGRRVLWVSAAGGLEDMRLLAERADAAARRSGVSMEEHRRYQVHLTVARSRHDADLRPFVDELGTFEGTPWDVTELALVRSNLPVSGTAGEEPRYEVVGSWELGGAG, from the coding sequence ATGAGACTCTTCGCCGCAGTGGTCCCGCCCGCAAGGGAAGCCGATGAACTCGGCCGCGCCGTGGACCGGTTGAAGTCCCTGCCAGGCGCCGACGACCTGCGCTGGACCGGCCGCCCCGGCTGGCACTACACCCTCGCCTTCATGGGCGAGGTCGACGACAGCCTGCTGCCCGAGCTGCACGAGCGGCTCAGGCGGGCAGCCCACCGCACCGCCCCCTTCCAGCTGCGGATGCACCAGGGCGGACACTTCGGCCGGCGGGTCCTGTGGGTCAGCGCCGCGGGCGGTCTGGAGGACATGCGCCTGCTCGCCGAACGCGCGGACGCGGCTGCCCGGCGCTCCGGGGTCAGCATGGAGGAGCACCGCCGCTACCAGGTGCATCTGACCGTCGCGCGCAGCCGCCACGACGCCGACCTGCGTCCGTTCGTCGACGAACTGGGCACCTTCGAAGGCACGCCCTGGGACGTGACCGAGCTGGCGCTGGTGCGCAGCAATCTGCCGGTGAGCGGGACGGCGGGCGAGGAGCCCCGGTACGAGGTGGTCGGGTCCTGGGAGCTGGGGGGCGCGGGTTAA
- a CDS encoding Uma2 family endonuclease, protein MTVVDDRIDMADTSDETVLDTLFERFEPTPEGYKVEIVEGAVFMSPQRDSHWEIILDIVEQLRVKYPRTCVKSDVRVDYPGHLNGFASDVTVLTDGASKTADGRWRYQDVEFVAEVISKGTGHNDYGPKKTAYATAEVPVYLIADPYQGKCHLYTQPKGDDYMTETTVVFGTDLDLSHTSVGLTLTTADFPRD, encoded by the coding sequence ATGACCGTCGTAGACGACAGGATCGACATGGCCGACACAAGCGACGAGACCGTTCTGGACACGCTGTTCGAACGATTCGAGCCCACCCCCGAGGGTTACAAGGTCGAGATCGTCGAGGGGGCCGTGTTCATGTCGCCACAGCGGGACAGCCACTGGGAGATCATCCTGGACATCGTCGAGCAACTGCGCGTCAAGTACCCGCGCACGTGTGTGAAATCCGACGTACGCGTCGACTACCCCGGCCATCTCAACGGGTTTGCCAGCGACGTGACCGTGTTGACCGACGGCGCGAGCAAGACTGCCGACGGGCGCTGGCGATATCAGGACGTCGAGTTCGTCGCCGAGGTGATCTCCAAGGGCACCGGGCACAACGACTACGGCCCGAAGAAGACCGCCTACGCCACCGCCGAGGTCCCGGTCTACCTCATCGCCGACCCCTACCAGGGCAAGTGCCACCTCTACACCCAGCCCAAGGGCGACGACTACATGACCGAGACGACCGTCGTCTTCGGCACGGACCTCGACCTCAGCCACACCTCGGTCGGCCTCACCCTCACCACCGCGGACTTCCCCCGAGACTGA
- a CDS encoding carboxymuconolactone decarboxylase family protein, whose protein sequence is MLSIIGVVVSAFFVDHTLESAPPASRRSMEAVTRNLGQLPQAVARLAASPHTLDGFLELSALFEQTTLAPVAREVVIMTVAVRNECHVCVAMHTGKLRKLGADAELIAALVEQRPLCDERLEAVRRFTLDVLAASGGVGDEALRAFFAHGFTSQNALEVVMGIGTYTLSTFANRLTRAPL, encoded by the coding sequence ATGTTGTCCATCATAGGAGTTGTCGTGTCAGCCTTCTTCGTCGATCACACCCTGGAGTCCGCCCCGCCCGCGTCCCGCCGTTCCATGGAGGCGGTGACCCGGAACCTGGGGCAACTGCCCCAGGCGGTGGCGAGGCTCGCCGCCTCGCCGCACACCCTCGACGGCTTCCTGGAGCTCAGCGCGCTCTTCGAGCAGACGACGCTGGCGCCCGTCGCGCGGGAAGTCGTCATCATGACGGTGGCCGTGCGCAACGAATGCCACGTCTGCGTGGCGATGCACACCGGCAAGCTCCGGAAGCTCGGTGCGGACGCCGAACTGATCGCCGCCCTCGTCGAGCAGCGGCCGCTGTGCGACGAACGCCTCGAAGCGGTACGGCGGTTCACGCTCGATGTGCTCGCCGCATCGGGCGGGGTGGGGGACGAGGCGCTGCGCGCCTTCTTCGCCCACGGGTTCACCTCGCAGAACGCCCTGGAGGTGGTCATGGGGATCGGTACGTACACCTTGTCGACGTTCGCCAACCGGCTCACCCGCGCGCCGCTCTAG
- a CDS encoding MarR family winged helix-turn-helix transcriptional regulator has product MDNMVDDTEKVNQVVDRRNGLSGTPGYDPPGYELPLLLFAGFRSLIDRLHAELAAQGHPDVRPAHGFAMQAIGPDGASASGIGRRLGVSKQAAGKTVDRLVALGYAERADDPADARRKLVRLTPHGLDALARSAAIFDELRAEWAGTVGGERLRELESTLRQVVPAESFRLDAAGWFGGA; this is encoded by the coding sequence ATGGACAACATGGTTGACGATACGGAAAAGGTAAACCAGGTTGTCGATCGGCGCAACGGGCTTTCGGGCACCCCCGGTTACGACCCGCCCGGCTACGAGCTGCCGCTGCTCCTCTTCGCCGGGTTCCGGTCTCTGATCGACAGGCTGCATGCCGAGCTGGCCGCACAGGGTCACCCCGACGTCCGGCCCGCCCACGGCTTCGCCATGCAGGCGATCGGACCCGACGGGGCGAGCGCCAGCGGGATCGGACGCCGGCTCGGGGTCTCCAAGCAGGCCGCGGGCAAGACGGTCGACCGCCTCGTGGCCCTGGGCTACGCCGAGCGCGCCGACGATCCCGCCGACGCCCGCCGCAAGCTCGTCCGCCTCACCCCGCACGGCCTGGACGCGCTCGCCCGCTCGGCCGCGATCTTCGACGAGCTGCGCGCGGAGTGGGCCGGGACCGTCGGCGGCGAGCGTCTGCGCGAGCTGGAGTCGACCCTGCGCCAGGTGGTCCCGGCCGAGAGCTTCCGCCTGGACGCGGCGGGCTGGTTCGGGGGCGCGTGA
- a CDS encoding MFS transporter, giving the protein MSTGSGADSAPAPTATDTPARTTAMFSSLKIRNYRLFATGQVVSNTGTWMQRIAQDWLVLSLTGSASAVGITIALQFLPMLLFGLYGGVLADRLRKRPLLIATNTAMGLTGVALAALTLSGHVQVWHVYLTAFLLGLVTVVDNPARQSFVAEMVGPDQLANAVSLNSANFQSARLVGPAVAGALITAVGSGYAFLFNGLSFLAPIAGLLLMRPADLHRVERAPRGKGQLREGLTYVAARPELIWPIVLVGFIGTFGFNFPIWLSAFVDDIFHGDAGTYGLLNTLMAAGSLAGALLAARRGTSRLRVLVGAAVLFGLLEIVTAFAPAFWIFAVMMVPIGMFGLTVNVTANSSVQMATDPLMRGRVMSLFMMVFTGGTPLGAPLVGWVTDTYGPRIGFAAGGTLAMLAAVGVGVMLARVGGLRLSVGWHHGHPRLRFVPREQLATAA; this is encoded by the coding sequence TTGAGTACGGGATCCGGAGCAGACTCCGCCCCCGCACCGACCGCCACCGACACCCCCGCCCGCACGACGGCCATGTTCAGCTCGCTGAAGATCCGTAACTACCGGCTCTTCGCGACCGGGCAGGTCGTCTCCAACACCGGCACCTGGATGCAGCGCATCGCCCAGGACTGGCTGGTCCTGAGCCTGACCGGATCCGCGTCCGCCGTCGGCATCACCATCGCGCTGCAGTTCCTGCCCATGCTTCTCTTCGGCCTGTACGGCGGGGTGCTCGCGGACCGGTTGCGCAAGCGGCCGCTGCTGATCGCGACCAACACCGCGATGGGCCTCACCGGTGTGGCGCTCGCCGCGCTCACCCTGAGCGGCCACGTGCAGGTCTGGCACGTCTACCTCACGGCCTTCCTGCTCGGCCTCGTCACCGTCGTCGACAACCCGGCGCGCCAGTCGTTCGTCGCCGAGATGGTCGGACCGGACCAGCTCGCCAACGCCGTCAGCCTGAACTCCGCGAACTTCCAGTCCGCGCGCCTGGTCGGGCCCGCCGTCGCCGGTGCGCTGATCACCGCCGTCGGCAGCGGATACGCCTTCCTCTTCAACGGCCTGTCGTTCCTCGCCCCCATCGCCGGCCTGCTGCTGATGCGCCCCGCCGACCTGCACAGGGTCGAGCGTGCGCCGCGCGGCAAGGGCCAGCTGCGGGAGGGACTGACCTACGTCGCGGCTCGCCCCGAGCTGATCTGGCCGATCGTCCTGGTCGGCTTCATCGGCACTTTCGGCTTCAACTTCCCGATCTGGCTCTCCGCGTTCGTCGACGACATCTTCCACGGCGACGCCGGTACGTACGGCCTGCTCAACACCCTGATGGCAGCCGGTTCGCTGGCGGGCGCGCTGCTCGCCGCCCGGCGAGGCACCTCGCGGCTGCGGGTGCTGGTCGGCGCGGCCGTGCTCTTCGGTCTGCTGGAGATCGTGACCGCCTTCGCCCCGGCGTTCTGGATCTTCGCGGTGATGATGGTGCCGATCGGGATGTTCGGCCTGACCGTCAACGTCACGGCCAATTCCAGCGTCCAGATGGCGACGGACCCGCTGATGCGGGGCCGGGTCATGAGCCTGTTCATGATGGTCTTCACCGGCGGCACGCCCCTCGGCGCACCGCTGGTCGGCTGGGTCACCGACACCTACGGACCGCGGATCGGCTTCGCGGCGGGCGGCACGCTCGCCATGCTCGCGGCGGTCGGCGTCGGCGTGATGCTCGCCCGGGTCGGCGGACTGCGCCTCTCGGTGGGCTGGCACCACGGACACCCGCGGCTGCGCTTCGTACCGCGGGAGCAACTGGCGACGGCGGCGTAG
- a CDS encoding alpha/beta fold hydrolase: MSTIEVGGTTLYYERRGHGPAVLCIPGVAGDAGLWSGTAEALADEFTMVSYDRRGNSRSPRPEKWISTSIDEQADDAAGLLRGLGLAPAVVFGASGGGVVLTDLVLRHPDVVRAAIIHEPPFISVSADADAVGRQMAARFEEGMAKDGMRGAMESLLDWAWGEEGLAAVDPQTRERLRSNAEVFIGMELEAFIEYLPSSEELAGVQVPCIVTSSAENRDPAAHYHHGYEVSQWLAAQMHAEFRELPGRHVPYLTHTAELAECLRPLLRTLSG; encoded by the coding sequence GTGAGCACCATCGAGGTCGGCGGCACCACTCTCTACTACGAGCGGCGTGGGCACGGCCCTGCCGTGCTCTGCATTCCCGGCGTGGCAGGCGACGCCGGACTGTGGAGCGGCACGGCCGAGGCGCTCGCGGACGAGTTCACGATGGTGTCCTACGACCGCAGGGGCAACTCACGCAGCCCGCGTCCCGAGAAATGGATCTCGACCTCCATCGACGAGCAGGCCGATGACGCCGCAGGGTTGCTGCGCGGGCTCGGCCTTGCTCCGGCCGTGGTGTTCGGTGCCAGTGGCGGGGGAGTCGTCCTCACCGATCTCGTACTGCGCCACCCCGATGTGGTGCGCGCAGCGATCATCCACGAGCCGCCGTTCATCTCGGTCAGCGCCGACGCCGATGCGGTGGGCCGGCAGATGGCGGCCCGGTTCGAGGAGGGTATGGCGAAGGACGGAATGCGGGGTGCGATGGAAAGCCTCCTCGACTGGGCCTGGGGCGAGGAGGGCCTGGCTGCCGTCGACCCGCAGACCCGCGAACGGCTGCGGTCCAACGCGGAGGTGTTCATCGGCATGGAGCTCGAGGCCTTCATCGAGTACCTGCCCTCGTCCGAGGAGCTGGCCGGCGTGCAGGTCCCGTGCATCGTCACGTCCAGCGCCGAGAACCGAGACCCCGCGGCGCACTACCACCACGGGTACGAGGTGTCGCAGTGGCTCGCCGCCCAGATGCATGCCGAGTTCCGCGAACTCCCGGGCCGGCACGTGCCCTACCTGACCCACACAGCCGAACTGGCCGAGTGCCTGCGCCCACTCCTGCGCACCCTCAGCGGCTGA
- a CDS encoding aldo/keto reductase, whose product MKYTQLGRTGLKVSRLVLGTMNFGPQTDEADSHTIMNAALDAGVNFFDTANVYGWGENKGRTEEIIGNWFAGDASRRDKVVLGTKVYANMGTDGEAWPNHDRLSALNIRRAVDASLKRLQTDHIDLYQFHHVDRRTPVEEIWQAIDVLVKQGKILYAGSSNFPGWKIAQANETARRLGSYGLVSEQCLYNLAERRAEMEVIPAAQEYGLGVIPWSPLHGGLLGGVLKKEAAGGRRASGRSADALANTSMREKVQAYEELLDKHGLEPGEAGLAWLLTRPGVTGPIVGPRTAEQLESALRAIELELSEEVLAGLDDIFPGPGPSPEAFAW is encoded by the coding sequence ATGAAGTACACGCAGCTCGGACGCACCGGACTCAAGGTCAGCCGACTCGTCCTCGGCACCATGAACTTCGGGCCTCAGACCGACGAGGCCGACAGCCACACCATCATGAACGCCGCGCTCGACGCGGGTGTGAATTTCTTCGACACCGCCAATGTCTACGGCTGGGGCGAGAACAAGGGCCGCACCGAGGAGATCATCGGCAACTGGTTCGCCGGCGACGCGAGCCGCCGCGACAAGGTCGTCCTCGGGACCAAGGTCTACGCGAACATGGGCACGGACGGCGAGGCCTGGCCCAACCACGACCGGCTCTCCGCCCTCAACATCCGCCGCGCCGTGGACGCTTCCCTCAAGCGGCTGCAGACGGACCACATCGACCTCTACCAGTTCCACCACGTCGACCGCCGCACGCCGGTCGAGGAGATCTGGCAGGCGATCGACGTCCTGGTCAAGCAGGGCAAGATCCTCTACGCGGGCTCCTCGAACTTCCCCGGCTGGAAGATCGCCCAGGCCAACGAGACCGCGCGCAGGCTCGGCTCGTACGGTCTGGTCAGCGAGCAGTGCCTGTACAACCTGGCCGAGCGCCGCGCCGAGATGGAGGTCATCCCGGCCGCGCAGGAGTACGGCCTCGGGGTCATCCCGTGGTCGCCGCTCCACGGGGGTCTGCTCGGGGGCGTCCTCAAGAAGGAGGCCGCCGGCGGCCGGCGGGCGAGCGGCCGCAGCGCGGACGCGCTCGCGAACACCTCGATGCGCGAGAAGGTCCAGGCGTACGAGGAGCTGCTGGACAAGCACGGTCTGGAGCCGGGCGAGGCCGGGCTGGCCTGGCTGCTCACCCGGCCCGGAGTGACCGGGCCGATCGTGGGGCCGCGCACCGCCGAGCAGCTGGAGAGCGCGCTGCGCGCGATCGAGCTGGAACTGAGCGAGGAGGTGCTGGCCGGGCTGGACGACATCTTCCCCGGTCCGGGGCCGTCTCCGGAGGCCTTCGCCTGGTGA